Proteins encoded in a region of the Stieleria neptunia genome:
- a CDS encoding sugar phosphate isomerase/epimerase family protein, whose product MNLNRRTALALAASASLSFARASQAAPSPFQFRYALASCMYGYTPLAEILPEAEKIGASGIDIWPKVHGDQREQLDALGEDRFAAMLREHDVELSCITQYKLGPFGIDDEIRLAERLGCKLIVTGGSGPRNLKGAALKEAIAAFLKKLTPTIKLARDHGVRIAIENHENNLIHDADSLRYLVDLAPADAIAVAFAPYHLPQDNEVLCRLLRDLGDSVAVFYAWQHGMGCKTKLPKEQELLQMPGRGDLDFGPIVKTLAEMQFDGWTEIFMHPVPRGIPILATTDKVTAEINRSRKYLEQHLIE is encoded by the coding sequence GTGAATCTCAATCGTCGTACCGCCCTGGCCCTCGCCGCGTCGGCATCGCTGTCCTTTGCCCGCGCCTCCCAAGCCGCTCCGTCGCCGTTTCAATTTCGTTATGCGCTCGCCTCGTGCATGTATGGCTACACGCCGCTGGCGGAAATTTTGCCGGAGGCTGAGAAGATCGGGGCGTCGGGGATCGACATCTGGCCCAAGGTGCATGGCGACCAGCGCGAGCAGCTGGACGCGTTGGGCGAAGACCGCTTCGCCGCGATGCTGCGCGAACACGACGTCGAGCTTTCCTGCATCACCCAGTACAAGCTGGGCCCGTTTGGAATTGACGATGAAATTCGACTCGCCGAGCGATTGGGATGCAAGCTGATTGTGACCGGCGGTTCCGGGCCAAGAAACTTGAAGGGCGCGGCGCTGAAGGAGGCGATCGCAGCGTTTTTGAAAAAGTTGACACCGACGATCAAGCTCGCCCGTGATCACGGAGTGCGGATCGCAATCGAGAATCACGAGAACAACTTGATCCACGACGCTGACTCGCTGCGCTATCTGGTGGACCTGGCGCCGGCGGATGCCATCGCCGTCGCGTTTGCCCCGTATCATTTGCCGCAAGACAATGAGGTGCTGTGCCGATTGCTTCGGGACTTGGGCGATTCGGTTGCCGTGTTTTACGCTTGGCAGCACGGCATGGGGTGCAAAACGAAACTGCCCAAGGAGCAGGAGTTGTTACAGATGCCCGGACGAGGCGATTTGGACTTTGGACCGATCGTGAAGACGCTGGCAGAGATGCAGTTCGATGGCTGGACCGAGATTTTTATGCACCCGGTTCCAAGGGGGATACCGATTTTGGCGACGACCGACAAAGTGACCGCGGAGATCAACCGGTCACGCAAGTATTTGGAACAACACCTCATTGAGTAA
- the polA gene encoding DNA polymerase I, which produces MADDTPNLFSPTKKLFLLDGMALTYRAHFALIRSPRFTSGGQCTSAVFGMLNAITDILTKEEPTHIACAFDTSEPTQRHIDYPEYKAQRDAMPEDLASQLPWIDKLFDALNIKTIRMPGYEADDVIGTLAHQASDQGFETWMVTPDKDYHQLVTDQIHVYKPGRKGGESEILGVKEVCEQWEIQRVEQVIDVLGLMGDSSDNIPGIPGIGPKTAKKLIAEYGSIEGVLENADKLKGKQKERVQENAELALLSKRLVTILLDVPTEIDINALARQKRDDQKLRELLTELEFETIGKRVFGKSFSVASARSAVAREKRETQIQQSLFDEPSDETSIHEVAHTYHTVTTKQERTKLIKRLAEAKTFCFDTETTGLDPRTAVPLGIAISIKPHEAYYVVCPEDADERSVMLAEFADLFADESVTKIGHNLKYDISLLKWNGIEVRAPLVDTMLVHTMTEPEMRHGLDSLSELYLNYKPIPTSELIGPKGDEQKNMADVPLEKLAEYACEDADVTLQIAKILQPMAIQRGVQQVCDEVECPLVPVLVDMEYNGITLDTDSLAKYSEVLQAEIDDLQARIFSAAGHEFNVDSPKQLGVVLFEELELEEKPKKTATGQYSTREAELERLSGKHAIIRDVLDYRNARKLKSTYVDQLPAAVHPETGRLHTHYSQTWTATGRMQSNDPNLQTIPVRKERGREIRAAFVPRDDNHLILSADYSQIELRIMAELSGDESMIAAFVGGEDIHTVTASKVYKVELDDVTREMRAKAKTVNFGIIYGISAFGLQQRLNIPRAEAGELIKNYFEKYPGVQRYIDETIAFAKEHGYVVTKTGRRRYVRDITSKSRGSASAAERLAMNSPIQGTAADMLKLAMVKVHRALREGGFQTKMLLTVHDELVFDLWKAEQDDVLPVIENAMKTALPMTVPIVVEMGTGKNWLEAH; this is translated from the coding sequence ATGGCCGACGACACTCCCAACCTCTTCTCGCCGACCAAAAAGCTGTTCCTGCTGGACGGCATGGCGTTGACCTACCGGGCCCATTTCGCGCTCATCCGCAGCCCGCGATTCACCTCCGGCGGCCAATGCACCTCCGCCGTGTTCGGGATGCTCAATGCCATCACCGACATCCTGACCAAGGAGGAACCGACGCACATTGCCTGCGCCTTCGACACCTCCGAACCCACCCAGCGGCACATCGATTACCCGGAGTACAAGGCCCAGCGCGACGCGATGCCGGAGGACTTGGCCAGCCAACTGCCCTGGATCGACAAACTGTTTGATGCGTTGAATATCAAAACGATCCGCATGCCCGGTTACGAAGCGGACGATGTGATCGGCACCCTGGCCCACCAGGCGTCCGACCAAGGATTCGAAACCTGGATGGTCACGCCCGACAAAGATTATCACCAATTGGTCACCGACCAGATCCACGTCTACAAGCCGGGACGCAAGGGTGGCGAGTCGGAAATCCTGGGGGTCAAGGAGGTCTGCGAGCAATGGGAGATCCAGCGTGTCGAACAAGTCATCGACGTGCTCGGGCTGATGGGCGACTCCAGTGACAACATCCCCGGAATCCCTGGCATCGGTCCCAAGACCGCCAAGAAGCTAATCGCCGAATACGGCAGCATCGAAGGTGTGCTCGAAAACGCCGACAAACTGAAGGGCAAACAGAAGGAACGCGTCCAGGAAAACGCCGAGCTAGCCCTGCTGTCCAAACGCTTGGTCACCATCTTGTTGGATGTGCCGACCGAGATCGACATCAATGCCTTGGCCCGCCAAAAACGTGACGACCAAAAACTGCGCGAGCTGTTGACCGAGTTGGAATTCGAAACGATCGGCAAGCGAGTCTTCGGCAAGTCGTTCTCGGTCGCGTCGGCCCGATCCGCCGTCGCCCGCGAAAAACGCGAAACACAAATCCAACAATCGCTGTTCGATGAACCGTCGGACGAAACATCGATCCACGAAGTCGCACACACCTATCACACGGTGACGACCAAGCAAGAACGCACCAAGCTGATCAAGCGACTGGCCGAAGCGAAAACATTCTGCTTCGATACCGAAACCACCGGACTGGATCCCCGCACGGCCGTCCCGCTGGGCATCGCGATCAGCATCAAACCGCATGAAGCGTACTACGTCGTCTGCCCCGAGGACGCGGACGAACGGTCGGTGATGCTGGCGGAGTTCGCCGATTTATTTGCCGACGAATCGGTCACGAAAATCGGACACAATCTGAAGTACGACATCTCGCTGCTGAAGTGGAACGGCATCGAAGTCCGCGCGCCGTTGGTGGACACGATGCTGGTCCACACGATGACCGAACCGGAGATGCGACACGGGCTGGATTCGCTGTCGGAGTTGTACTTGAATTACAAGCCGATTCCGACGTCGGAGCTGATCGGCCCCAAAGGCGACGAGCAGAAAAACATGGCGGACGTCCCGCTGGAAAAACTGGCCGAATACGCCTGCGAAGACGCCGACGTCACCCTGCAAATCGCCAAGATTTTGCAGCCGATGGCGATCCAGCGCGGCGTGCAGCAAGTCTGCGACGAAGTCGAATGCCCATTGGTGCCCGTTTTGGTCGACATGGAATACAACGGCATCACGCTGGACACCGACTCACTGGCGAAATACTCCGAAGTCCTGCAAGCCGAAATCGATGACTTGCAGGCGAGGATTTTTTCCGCGGCCGGCCACGAATTCAACGTCGACTCCCCCAAACAACTGGGCGTCGTCTTGTTCGAAGAGCTGGAACTGGAAGAAAAACCCAAGAAGACCGCGACCGGGCAATACTCGACCCGCGAAGCCGAATTGGAACGGCTGTCCGGTAAACACGCCATCATCCGCGACGTGTTGGACTATCGCAACGCACGTAAATTGAAATCGACGTACGTGGACCAGTTGCCCGCGGCGGTCCACCCGGAAACCGGACGGCTGCACACCCACTACAGCCAGACGTGGACGGCAACCGGCCGGATGCAGTCCAACGACCCCAACCTGCAAACGATTCCGGTGCGGAAGGAACGCGGACGAGAAATCCGTGCGGCATTCGTCCCCCGCGACGACAACCATTTGATCCTGTCGGCCGACTACTCACAAATCGAACTGAGGATCATGGCGGAATTGAGCGGCGACGAATCGATGATCGCCGCGTTCGTGGGCGGTGAAGACATTCACACCGTGACGGCATCCAAGGTTTACAAGGTTGAACTCGATGACGTGACGCGGGAAATGCGTGCCAAAGCCAAAACTGTGAACTTCGGCATCATCTACGGCATCAGCGCATTCGGGCTGCAACAACGACTGAACATCCCCCGCGCCGAAGCGGGCGAGTTGATCAAAAACTACTTTGAAAAATACCCCGGCGTCCAGCGTTACATCGACGAGACGATCGCGTTTGCAAAAGAACACGGCTATGTGGTGACCAAGACCGGACGCAGACGTTACGTCCGAGACATCACCAGCAAGTCACGTGGCAGCGCATCGGCAGCCGAACGCCTGGCGATGAACAGCCCGATCCAAGGCACCGCGGCCGATATGCTGAAACTGGCGATGGTCAAAGTCCACCGGGCGCTACGCGAGGGCGGCTTCCAAACCAAGATGCTGCTGACGGTGCATGACGAGTTGGTGTTTGATTTATGGAAAGCGGAACAGGATGACGTGCTGCCGGTCATTGAGAACGCCATGAAAACCGCGCTGCCGATGACGGTCCCGATCGTCGTCGAAATGGGAACAGGAAAGAACTGGTTGGAAGCGCATTAG
- a CDS encoding SPFH domain-containing protein, translated as MGLFDRLRHELIDIIEWIDDSNHTLVWRFPRYNNEIKNGAQLIVRPGQMAVLVSGGEIADTYGPGHYELETKNMPILSTLQGWKYGFESPFKAEVYFVSTKQITDLKWGTPNPVMLRDPEFGPIRIRAFGTYALQAVEPKALLREIVGTDDDFQSDEITDLMRAMITSAFTQALADLQIPALDLASRYQELGDTIRARVVEQIDDEYGLDCPQLFVVNISLPEAVEKALDTRTSMGVIGDMNKFQQYQMGNAMTEAAKNSSGGGAAEGMGLGMGMAMAGRMMGGAMGAAPAAGPAAAPPPPPAAWHVAVAGQTKGPFSLAQLSSGIASGEVTKDTMVWTAGMEAWAAAAAVPALAGLFVSQAPPPPPPPM; from the coding sequence ATGGGATTGTTTGACAGGTTGCGCCACGAACTGATCGACATCATTGAGTGGATCGACGACTCCAATCATACGTTGGTTTGGCGGTTTCCCAGGTACAACAACGAAATCAAAAACGGGGCGCAGTTGATCGTGCGTCCGGGCCAGATGGCGGTTTTGGTCAGCGGCGGAGAGATCGCCGACACGTATGGTCCCGGGCACTACGAGCTCGAAACCAAAAACATGCCGATCCTGTCGACGTTGCAGGGTTGGAAATATGGGTTCGAAAGCCCCTTCAAAGCCGAAGTGTATTTCGTCAGCACCAAGCAGATCACCGATCTGAAATGGGGAACGCCAAACCCCGTGATGTTGCGTGATCCCGAATTCGGTCCGATCCGAATCCGCGCCTTCGGAACGTACGCCTTGCAAGCGGTCGAGCCGAAAGCGTTGTTGAGGGAGATTGTCGGAACCGATGACGATTTTCAATCCGACGAAATCACCGATTTGATGCGGGCGATGATCACCTCGGCCTTCACGCAGGCACTGGCGGACCTGCAGATCCCCGCGCTCGATTTGGCCTCTCGCTATCAGGAACTCGGCGACACCATCCGGGCTCGGGTGGTCGAACAGATCGATGACGAGTACGGGTTGGATTGCCCGCAGTTGTTCGTTGTCAATATTTCGTTGCCCGAAGCGGTCGAAAAGGCGCTCGACACGCGGACCAGCATGGGCGTGATCGGCGACATGAACAAGTTCCAGCAATACCAGATGGGCAACGCGATGACGGAGGCGGCGAAAAACTCGTCCGGCGGTGGCGCTGCCGAAGGCATGGGTTTGGGGATGGGCATGGCGATGGCCGGTCGCATGATGGGCGGCGCGATGGGAGCGGCACCCGCGGCAGGCCCCGCGGCGGCACCCCCGCCTCCACCGGCAGCTTGGCACGTCGCCGTCGCCGGGCAAACCAAAGGCCCTTTCTCCCTCGCACAACTCTCCAGCGGGATCGCATCGGGCGAAGTCACCAAAGACACGATGGTCTGGACCGCGGGGATGGAAGCCTGGGCCGCCGCCGCGGCGGTGCCGGCGCTGGCAGGGTTGTTCGTTTCGCAAGCTCCACCGCCGCCGCCACCACCGATGTAA